AGAcaagacaaatgacaaatgacagggtggtggtgatggtgtggggttggggtgtgtgtgtggcttgtgtgtctgtgcatgcgtgtgtgtgagtgtgtgtgtgtgtgtgtgagtgagatgAGGCTTCTACTTCCTGCAGTGCCTCTCCCATGGGATGGGGGCTAGGAGGGCTGACAGGGTTGCTCTTTTGAGTTAAGGGAGTGATCCCCCCCTCCATTTCTCCCCGGGGTTTTTCTACAGACTCAGACCATGGACACTGGGCCATTTCTACCCCCCTCCTGGCAAAGAAGGCCGTGGGCCCCCCTGTCTCTAAGACTAATAtagccccttcctccccacctgaGATTGGGAGACCCTGGGGAAATGTGGGcgcgttgtgtgtgtgtgtgtgtgtgtgtaggtggggaCATCTTTCTACACACTGAGAATACTCTCCAAGTCTGGCCTCCAGCTGTGTCAGCCTTAggacccacccctcccctccttcccctgcctcttCTGCTTGCCACTCAGAGTTGCTCCCTCCCCATCTCATGGGCCttaacccccacccccagaggccaGTTTTTCTCCCTCCAGCTGTTCACCCTCAACACAGAAATGCAACTGAGAACCTAACTCCCAGAGAGGATCCTTTCTTAAAAAAGATCAGTTGCCTGATTTCCTTTGGACCTGCTACCGTATTTCTTTTGCATGTCATTCTCCCCGGCCCAATGTCAAGGACGGGAACTActgaaggtggggagggaaggttCTCTTTAAGGAGAACAAGGACAAGAGGGACAGTGCCTGCCAGAGAAGAGCTGGATGGTCTGGGATGAGGCTGGTGTGTGCCAGGGTGGATGTGTGCACGTGAGTGtgggagggctggggcaggagctcTAGATGGAAGCTCGGGAACCAGGGTTCAAGTTTTAGCATTGCCTAGAGCTCGTGGGAGACCTCCGGCAAGtcatttccctctctgagcctcagttgacTCACCTGTACAATGGGAGGGAAGCAGAGACTAATTTAAAAGTTGCCCTCCAGCTTAAAACACAGGAAGCTCCGCTCAGTACTCTGTGATGACCAGGATGGGTGGAattggtgggggggaggtgggagggaggtccaagagggaggggagatatgtatacatagagctgattcacttcattgtacagcagaatctaacacaacagtgtaaagcaattatactccaataaaaaaaaattgtatgggGATGGAAACGAATTTGGTTTCCTTGTTGGTTAGCAACTTTTTTAAGGCTGCCGTTTATTAAACATCTGAATGATTACCAACAACACTTCTGTAAGGatttctaagcattttgcatataggaattcatttactcctcacagcaaTCCTAGGAGGTAGGTACTATGATCATCACCATTATACAGAttaggaaaccgaggcacagagagactaagTAACCAGCCCAGGTGGTGCAGCTGAGATTCAAACCAGGCAGTCTGCCTGCAGAATCTGTGCTCCTTGCATTGCACTCAGCattccaggcattgtgctagatgTTTGCCAGATCATCTCCGTTTTGCAGTTGAGAAATCTGAGACTCAGAGCAGTTGAGCAACAGCTGAAGGTTACACAGCTGGGAAGCAGCAGAGATGAGATTCCAAGTCGGCCGGGCTCCAGAGCCTCTGCTCTCCCCCGCCCGCCTCCTGCAGTCCTGCCAGATCCTTAGGCCCCCAAAGCAAGTTTATCCATTATTCCCATGTTGCAATGTCTCTTTAGGCAAGTCAGTTCCTccccctggacctcagtttccccaactagAGAATGAGTTGGGGGTGGGACCAGCTGATCTTTGAGGTTCCTTGCAGCTCCACTAGTCCATGATTCGAGAGATGTGGGCCTTTTGGCTACAAGGGCAGATTTGTAGCCTGAGGTTATAgcctggggaggaagaggggacGAGGGGCTGGTGatggaaagaaggggaaattCAGAGGGGCCATGGCGCCATGAACCCGGGAAGGTGGGCCAGTTGTATGAggcagatgagagagagagagagagagagagagagagaggccctgGGGGCTCCCCAGTGagtctcttccttcttcccaggGCTCCCCCAAGCTCAGGGTAGGCACGTGACAGCACTGGGCAAGGGAGCAAGGGCCAGGCCAGCAGTGAGCCAAGGTCAGAGCTTCTGAGATACAGCACTTCGGGGAATGAACATTGCTGGGGGTTTTGTAAATACTTGGAGGTGTCCGGTTATTatagaaaaatgcatttgaagCTGAGGTGGCGTGTTTGTGTGGTCGGCCTGGTGTCCTGTTCATGACTGCTCTGTTACATTCCTCCCTTCAGGAACGGAGGAGGATCGTCTTCCCATCTGTAAGCTCATTAGGATGTGCATACCAGTGGCCCCCATAGCCACACACACCGGGCATGTTCCCCTCAGGGCCCCAGTCATGCCGGGGTCACCCCTCGTGCCCCACGGCTCATGCACACCCCATGAGCGGCTGCACCTATTAATGTTGAAGCGGCTGCAGGTGCCACGTGCCAGCCTCATCCTTCTCAGGGCGCTGGTTCCCTGCTTGAGCCCAGTGCATCCTGTGGAGGAGGGTAATGCAACGTGCTTATGAGATGAGAGAATGGGCTTCATTTTCAGGCGGGCTCCATTTTCAGTGAGGCTCTTTTCACTTCAGAAAATGGATGGAATCACCTTTTCCTGAGTgtctcagctccctcccacctccagacCCTGAGCTATTGCAGTGCTGGGCCCTTCAGAAACCTCCTCTTACATCACAGGCTGGACTAACCTCTCTGGCTTGGACAAGTCGGGGACTGGGCAGGCATCAGGGCACCCAGTGACATGGATCCTGGGCCTGTGGTGGGGACAGTGGCTGTTCCTCCATCCCTGCCCGTCCGGGATGGGTGTCCACACCGCAGAAGGCCATTGCTGCAATAGTGGCCAGGGAGGGTCAAGGGCAGACCTGGCTCTTAAGCATCCAGCAAAGGGTGCAGCCTATCACACAGGTCCCATCCCAAGCCCCCTGGATCCAGGATGCCGTGGTAGATGGGTGTCAGGGAGAGGCCCTCCCTCTAAACACCACTTTGGGGAGCCCAGGGGGACTGACCAAGGGTCATGGGCTCCAGTTCCAGACTGAGTTGGGACAGATGAACAGGACAGTGTGTAAATGCTGCTAAGGGTCAGGGAGAGTTCCCAGCCATAGAGGTTAAAGAGACAAAGCTCTTCTTTCCAAAGCTCAGCTCAGACCGTGTCTCTGGGTCACTGCTGACCTCACAGGCTTGGGTCCCGTCCTGTGAGCTCCAGAAGGGTGTTTGCAAGCTGGACACcctgcctttctcctcctcctgccttgtTCAGCCTCGTGGGCCTGTGTCATCGGAAGGGCTCAGAGCATAGCTCAGCAGACCTCGTGGCTCTGAGCATCTCTGAACAATGAGGCCTGGGGGAGGAAAGGGATGCGGGGGTGGTCAGCTGGGGCGTGGGGTTTGCAAAACAAGAACACACTCGTTTGCCATTTAccaagaatttttttccctttcttttcaagCTGTTGTTTCCTCAAGGGAAAACTTTTATTTGTGTATGAGTAAAATGTGCTCTCTTAATGAACTGAAAGCAGAACAGGATGAGAGATTTTTGTCCCCGTGGCAAAGAACAAAGAAGGAGCTCATTGGCTGGCGGCAGCCAGCGTcgtccccacccctggcccctaaactttctccctgccttctcccccCTTCCTAGCAGAGCTGAGACCTGAGAAGGGCCAGCCACGCGTCATCGCTGCCCCAGCGCCCTGGCTGGAAAAATGGCTGTGGCCAGGCCTGGCCTGCGGGAAACACCACACCCCTTCAGCGTGGAGAGCCTGAGGAAAGGTGGCTGGTGAGGGGCCATGGAGGCTGCCGTCTCTTGCTGGCTTGGATgacaggaggaaagagagatagatggagggagggattCAGAGCGTTGCCCAGTTCAGAAGTTGCCCCAGTGTCTCTGGTCTTGGGGACAAAGGCTTGCTTTCTGAAAGCCCTCACCCTGAGTCTCAGGGAGGACTTCTTTCTAGAAGATTGATGGGAACAATGGCCAGGCGCCTTCCACCACCCTAGATCTCACCGATGCCTGCCCTTTCACTCCAGGAGGTGTGAACCGTTTCTTGACTTTCACCTCTCGTTCGGGGTTTGCGGGACAACGGCCTTGGTTTCGGAGTGTTGCAGGATCTGGGATAGCTTATCAACCACGTCTCTTTGCAACCTTGGTTGAGGTAGCTAGCTAGGGTTGGGTTTCATCTGTCTTTTGTGGCTTGGGTTTTCACCACGAGATAAACCTCAATGGCCAGAACGGCCTTTCCCTCAGCAGCTGTTGGGTCATCTGTCCCCCAGTCTGAGGGGCCCCGGGAGAGGTCCCTCTAGTCCAGGCAGAGGAGCCTCCTACGGGGAGAAGGTGGTGGTGGTCTCAGCCTCCACGCTCATGGAGGACCGCCGGGCGTGCCGGCAGGCGGACCACTGCCGGAGCCGCTCCTGGCTGAGGCAGCCTAGGTCCTTGAAGAGCTTGAAGAGGTCGCTGCGGAACTTGACGCCGATGAAGGCGTACAAGAAAGGGTTGACGCAGCAGCGGATGCAGGCCAGGCTGTAGGTGACATCGTAGGCGATGTTGAGCTGCTTGCTGAGTTCGCAGCTGGTGCCGCTGGTGATGTTGAAGTTGGCCACCGTCTGGGCCAGGACCACCCCGTTGTAGGGCAGCTGGAAGGCTACGAAGACCACGACCACGGCGATGATCACCTTGATGGCCTTGTTGCGCTCAAAGTTGCGCGCCTGGAGCAGGGTGCGGACGATGAGGAGGTAGCAGAAGCTCATGGCCACCAGGGGGATCAGAAAGCCTACCACCATCTGGGCCACCTGGATGGTGATCAGGGCCTCCACGTGCTCGGTGACGAGGGAGCAGCGCAGCGCTTGCTCGCTGCTGCTCTTCTGGATGCCGCTGTACAGCAGCTCTGGGGTGGCGAGCACCACGGCCAGCAGCCAGATGCCCACGCAGGAGAGCTTGCTGATGAGAAGGACGCGGGCACGGTGGCGGTGGGCCGAGACGGCCTGGACGATGGCGACGTAGCGGTCGATGCTAATACACAGAAGCAGAAGCATGCCGCTGAAGAAGCTTATCTTGTAGATGCCAAAGATGAGCTTGCAAACGTGGACCCCGAAGACCCAGGACCTGGCCGCGCTGTACGCCCAGAAGGGAAGGGTCAGGAGGAAGAGGATGTCCGCCACGGCCAGGTTGAGCAGGTAGGTATCGGTCATGGTCTTGAGCCTCTTGAAATAGATGTAGGTCAGCATGACCAGCCCGTTGCCCAGCAGGCCCATGAAGCAAATGATGGAGTACATGACCGGGAGGAACCAGGCTTTAAAGCTCCGCACGTCCTTCTTGAAGCACACGGACTCGTACAGCGTGTAGTCCACTGTGGTGTTGTCTCCCATGTAATCGTCCGTGACCTCATCCTGGCACAGGCATACCTGTGGGGAAGGAACACGATCCAGCTTAGCTGAGTGGGTCTCAGTCTCACTGCTGTGGGATTGGCCAGAGCAGTGGTTTCAAGGTACAGTTAGCATTACCTGCAAATTCTCGGACCCCATCTGAGACCCGCTGAACCAGAATCtcaggggctggggcccaggaatctgtttttCTAAACTTTCCAGGTGACTCTTCCATTTGAAATCAGTGCTTCTCATATTTTAACACGCACATGAACTCGGGGGTCTTGTTCAGATGATTTAGTAggctggggtggagcctgggagTCTGCCTTTCTAAGAAGGAGCAAGTGTCTGATTTTGCTAACTCTTCTGAGAGACTTGACCTTACAGGTGTTAACGGTGGACTAGAAATAGTCTGGGCTTTGGGGCCAAATGAGCCTTGGGCTTGTTAAATACACTTCATTCTCCCTAAGACTCAGttgtctcatctgtgaaatggagatgagtACTAACTATCTCCTCCATGTGGTTGTTGGGAGGGTCCTAACTCGATTCTGGCATCATTTTGTCTCCGTGGAGGTTTTATTTTGCCCGTTGGAAACGCCAGCAAAGCGGAATCGTGTGTCTTTCTTTTTGAGCCTCCTTTGGAACCTGGTAGGAAGAACCTTCCAGGGGAGGGGGCCTACAAAAATACCCCAGTTTTTGAGGGAAAATCCACTTGGGCTAAGGTTGAGGAGGGCCCGGAGTGAGAAGAGAGGAAGGCAAAGCTCCATTAAGAGGCCAGAAAGCCCTGGTTTGGGGCAAGCTTCCGTGATCACGGGTGGTGAGTGACTTGAAGACTTATGGATCCCTGCGGCCCGGGGCACAGCACCCAGCATGAGGCAGAAACTCAGGTGAGGCAGGCCCAAGTGGATGGCGGGGCCACGGCCTCCGCTGTGACTGAGTCCTCTCGGGCCCAGGAAGGAAGCACAGCCCTGtctccaccctccctccatcctcgaaccctctccccccacctctctcctctttcttccttgctgTATCTTCTGGCAGATCCCAGTCAGAAGGGCTCAGCTgctcagggattttttttttttttttagcctatcTGCGGGGCAGGGTGAAGGTTCAGGCAGCCCGCTGTGATTTTATCAATGAAGGAGGGCACTCGGGCTGGCTAAGCTgtgcagggctgggagctgggctggaAGACTGCCTCAGGAAGCTCCTGGTCCCTCCTCTGGGAATGGGGCCCTGGGCAGCTCGACATGATGGATCGTGCGATTGGGGAACTGGAGGGAGCGTAGAGATGAGGAAAGGGGGGCTCTTGGAGAAGCGATGTGGCTTGTTCAGGGTTGCTCAGCCAGAAGGGGAACCCAGTCTCCTGACTTCCCTGTATCCTGTCTCTTTCTCACTTCCAAATTCTGGATTCATCGCTATTCTGCTTGGCGACAGGGTGAGGACCAAATCACGTCCAGGAGCTTTTCTGGGGGCATTGCTATCTCGAGAAGAAAAGTCAGTGGCATCCACTTTTCTCTTTTCCGGGCACGATTGCAGCCTGGGAGGCCTGGAAGAGGCTGGCTGCCCTTGGCCACCCAGGATAATGCCCAAGGCCTCAGGTCCGGGGTTCCTGGACATAAGGGGGCTCTGGGCCTTGGAGGGCAGTATACCCAGCCTCTGTGACCTGTGCTTCCCACCACCCCGTTCTGCCTTCTCTTTCCCTGCTTAGTATCCGCCCCCTGTACCAGGGGCCACCAGGCTTGATGTGTCTCTGCAGCCCAAAGCCCCACCACATCCTGTCCCATCTGAGCCAATCCCATCCCCTCAAGTAAAGAGAAGGATGAGCCCAGCTGTCCCTTATCCCCTCCCCAACCTTCCAGACCCTCCGGAGACCTGGaaacaggggagagagagaggagggagtggtGCTGGGGAAGGGCGCCAAGCTGTGGGCTACAGCCCAAGCTCCAGGGGGCCTCTGGGATGGGGTTTTGGGAACAGTGCCCAACTTGGGGCCTGCCTCTGGCCGGAGCTCCTGGAAAGCTGCCCCTTTGGCCTCCAGACCTGGGGAAGAGCCAAATTCTGAAGCGCTGCCTCTCCAGCTCCTACCTCAGCACCGCCCGCCCCCGTCCCCCTCCAAGAGAGCTCCCAACCCCAGCAAATGGGGGAGAGTCGACTTCACGAGTTAGTTTCTTCTAACTCTGGCACTTGACTGGGGCAGATTTTCTGTCTCCACAGCTGGGATTGAGATGCTGAAACCTGTAAACTGGGGATCTTTGCTCCTACAGAGCTCTGGGCCCCTCTAAAGGATGTGCTCCCATCCTTCCCACCAGTGAGGCTCAGGCCAGTCTCTTTATTTCACAGAAGGGAACTGGGGCTTCGAGGGGAGCCTttggctggagggtgggggagggagacaggtTTGGGGCGATAGGATAGTTACCAGGCCACGGGTTCTTTTCTCAGTTCACATATGAAGATTGACACGTGTGGGTGTGGACACATACGTGCAAAACCCAGTAACCTCACAGCCTTTGCTCTGTAAAAAGCAAAGAACTCTCTCCAAGAACTCAGGAGTCCACCTGTCTCTCCCGGATGGGGATATTGGAAGTGCggtggggaaggtggggtgggtAACTTGCTTTCTCCCATGTTTTAATTGAAATGGAGTAAAGGAATGTTGGAGAACATCCGTGGCTTTCTAGGGTCACTCAGCAGATGAAGGGGTGGG
This region of Physeter macrocephalus isolate SW-GA chromosome 14, ASM283717v5, whole genome shotgun sequence genomic DNA includes:
- the CCR7 gene encoding C-C chemokine receptor type 7, with product MGDNTTVDYTLYESVCFKKDVRSFKAWFLPVMYSIICFMGLLGNGLVMLTYIYFKRLKTMTDTYLLNLAVADILFLLTLPFWAYSAARSWVFGVHVCKLIFGIYKISFFSGMLLLLCISIDRYVAIVQAVSAHRHRARVLLISKLSCVGIWLLAVVLATPELLYSGIQKSSSEQALRCSLVTEHVEALITIQVAQMVVGFLIPLVAMSFCYLLIVRTLLQARNFERNKAIKVIIAVVVVFVAFQLPYNGVVLAQTVANFNITSGTSCELSKQLNIAYDVTYSLACIRCCVNPFLYAFIGVKFRSDLFKLFKDLGCLSQERLRQWSACRHARRSSMSVEAETTTTFSP